TGGGGAGGGGGTCAGTCCTTAACCTAAAGGGTTTTACGTGCTGCTTAGAAACAGCACAGTTTGCAGATCTGGAGGGCAAAGGCAGTGAGAGTCTGTTCCCCCAGCAATCCAGTCCTTCCTGGACAGCAGCTATCTACCAAGTGCTGACCAGAAAGAAACCCAAGGATCACACTAAGGATCTCCATAAGCCAAAGATTTACACATGGGAGAAACCAAGGCACAAGTACAGCTATGGTTTTCCAGGGAAAGAGAGGTGTGGTGTCCCAGATCTTTAGCTGGGCATGTCTATTTACATCTACTGTAGTGCCTGAACTTGAACCATGAAGGTAGTTTTCCTTCCTATCTAGCACGGGGCACTGAGGAAGGCTGGGGAAGTCAAGCTGCACaggccagcacccagcacaagaTTTCATCTCAGTTAATTCCATCCCAGTGAGTCCTGCTGAAGCCCTTGGACATATATTCAGCAACGACACAATCGTACAAATCCTGCCCTCTACTCCCCCAGCTTCCTTCTCCTATACCTTGCAACGCAAAATCCATAATGCTTGGGTCCAGAGCATCCACCTCCGTGTTCATGTCTGTGGTCATGTTCAAGAAGTCAGGAGGTGCACGGCCCATGGGGTGGTGGGGCAGGGGGCTGTGGCTGATGTCAGGAGGCAGAGTGTGGAGAGGAGGTGTCTGTGCAGGTGCTGGGGAGTCCGGCGCGATGCGAGCCTGGGTCTGGATCTGGTGATGCAGAGGGACAGACTGCAGCGAGAGCGTCATGATcggctggggctgcagctgggagatggAGATTCGGCCTTGGGCTGCTGCCATGTGGTTCAGGGTAGAGATCTCAGGCTCTGCCTGTTTACTGGACCGCCTGCAGTTCTCAGGTCTGTCAGTGATCAGCTTGTCCAGCTCCTCTGTGCATGCAATGCCCATtcccaaggaagaaaagaggaagtttAACCCATTTGTTCAAGGAGGTCCCTatcaaagcatttcatttgtgagcacagctttgtgcttttGCGATAAAACCTAGAAGGCAAACAGCATCTGTAACTGTGtgagaagcagcacagaaggcaaGCTTTGACTGTGCAAACTGGCTGCTCAAAGAGCAAAAAAGGGCCATCTACTTCCCTACCCCTAACCTATACCCTAGTTGACTTCCATAGTAACCCCTAACACagctaaaaaaaagaattcatatGAAGTTTGCACAGAGCAACACAACCAGCATGCGTAGCACCCTCAGAAGGCCTCCTGCTCCCAGGGACGCTCTGAATTCTACTTATTTCCCAGGTAAGATTCACATGAGAGCCTCCTGGCAGTTTCAATGGCACTATAGTTTTTAAGTAAGGGAGAATGTTATTTATCAGATTGTGTGTTCGAGGTTTAACAGTAAGAACTTCTGCTTGATTTCGCCAACACTGAGCTGCTGAAAGCTTCAAAAACAAGCATGCATCTTTATAAATAAGAAAGAGTCTTAGTAAAGAGTTTTGCAGAGCAACAGcgaaaaaaaaatgttaaaaactgCTACTATAAATGCTAACACTGGAGGCAGCATAACTCCTCAGAAGGCCTTGATAGTGCTAGATAAGTTAGTTAGcatggaggaaaaagataaCCATCTAGAACGTGGGGACCATTATGCTGAGGGcttccagctcagcagcagcagtgcagagcatgGGGAGTGTTTCAGCTGTGCAGGTTTAaggcagaggctgctggaagGCCCAAGAGCTCTGTGCTAGCCAGCACTGTTCCGCAgaatttggtttttttgtttgtttgttttaattcctgTATTCTTGGCCAAACAGGTGTTTTTAACCCTTGCCTCTCACACAAGCAACTGCAGCGTAATATAAGCCCTACCTGGGTTAGCCATGCTCCTGTGAATGGCAGCTAAGTCCTTCCGCTTCCACTTCTGCATCTCCTCTTCCATTTTGTCAATCTTGGCAGGGTTGAGAGCCCACAGGCATCCCTTGCGAGAGGTGCCACTCATCTTGTTCTCCACCTTCTCAAAACACTTATTCAGGGACAGGTTATGGCGCACAGAGTTTTTCCAGCCATCAGGGGCTgtctgaaagaggaagaaaggtgTCAGAGAAATACGCTGAGAGCAAAGAGTGTGATgttgtgctgccagctgcatgtGTACCTTGAAGTAGGGAAAGTGTTCCTTCATGAAGCTGTAGATCTCGCTCACGGGGAGGCTGcctgttttgctgttcttcagcGCCATTGCAATTAAGCAACTAGAGGACAGAGCAACACTTAACAACAGGTTGCATACACTTAACCATCGTGTCGTCTTCTGGTCTAGCAACCTCAGACTCATCTCGGTTCACACACAAACACCTGGCTGACTAAGGAATTCCCCTGGTATTCTGTTTCCCCCAAGGATCTATAGTTGGTGAGTTTTCAAGTGCTCTGAAGTCACCCTCTGATCCTGCAGATTTTACTTCTCTGGGCTGCTTTTCTACCTTGATGCTGATGGCCAGGAACTAGTTTGCTTGCTCATTCCTGCTACCCCCCAGGGGCAGTTTCCACAGAACACTTGAGTGGATGATGGGATTTTTGTTCCCTTCAGAAGGAATCAAGTGCTCTTGTGCTGTCACACCTGTAGTGAAGTCATCCCAAAGCAGGCTGTGAGCAACACGCTGTGCTGGTATCTACTCACCTATATGAATAGATGGGTTTGGGGTAATGTTTTGGATGAAGTTCTTGGGCAGAGTGAGGAGCCAGGCGTGGCTGAGGATAATGAGGCTGGGTGCCATAGGATGTGTTGTAGATTGCTGCTGGGTTACACTGtatgaagaggaaaggaagaagagtgcCCATAGGTATGTATGCTTagggctttttcttttgaaagagttCTAGAGATGATCTTACAAGGCATTCTGAGACACAGACCACAAGCAAATAACAGTACCTGTTGTGTATTCTGGGCTATGGCAAACACTTGCTGTggatgaggaggagggaagagctgctgctgtgtctgtaAACTAGGAGATGGCTGCCCACCTACAGAGTACTGGCTCATCTGCTGAGACAAAGACAACAGACGTGTTGGTCCTCAGATTACCAACATCTTTTCCTAAGAAGTGTTGCAAGTGTTGCTCTTACATTTGCTCCATGTGATGAAATAGAATTCAGTCCCAGGACTCCCTGTGGCAGGCTGGCCTGGACATGAATCATCGCTCCAGGTGCTCCTGTGGAGTGCATATTGCTTGCCACAGGACCTGGTttggaaaaagcaaatgtaatgaATGTTCACATGAAAGTACACTTCAGAAAAGAGagctgatgtttatttttaatagatgcAATTGAACACAGCTAAGTCTGGAGTGGATAATCACACCTCTCTGTGGCTTTCCATCTCAAAAGAACACTGAACATTTCACAAGTTGCAAAGATGACTTCAGCTGCTTCTAAAACTGGTTATGCAGAGAATGAAAGATGACAGCTGTTTAACAGTCCACAGTGCTGTTACAGACACAATAtctcacaaaaggaaaaacaaaacaacccaggaacaaaacacaaattcagAGCTCTCTATACTCCAGACGGATTTCTGCTCTAAAGCAAGCAAGATGATATGCTGAGCTCTCCCAGCAGAATGCCTTAGGGAACAAGTGCATTTGCCTAAAGGATGTTCAcaaaaagaaggcattcagtgaACAGATGCTGTAAGTCTGTGTGAAGCAAACAGGTATGGGGTAAATAGGATACTCTTAGTTTTATCAGTGttgaaacaaacaagaaagattAATTACCTAATTTCAAAGCTGTTGAAAACCTCTGAAATGCAAGTATTAAATACCTTAGCCCAATTTCACACATGGCATCACCAACTACAATGAGCAGAGCTGTCTGCTAGGACTCTGCctcttgaaatgaaagaaatagatCAGCAACATCAGAAGACAACAGGCTCCAGGTCTTCTGTCAGGAAGTGAAAAGTAATGTACGTAAAACAAACCTACTAATAGGAAAGCTGGAGTACGTGGAGGAAAGTGAAAGGGGCAGCAGGCTGTGTCATTTAAATAGCACTTATTTACCAGCCTAACAGTTTACCTGTCTGTTGCAGCATTGCATTCTGGGCACCAAGGCCAAAATCCATTCTTCCACTGGCCATCTGTTGTAACCGAGGAACATCAACAGATGTCAGCCACGACAAGGACTGCAAGTCACTAGGGAGGTCATCTTCGCTCAGCTGGGAGGGGTCAGATGCTAAGAGCCTGCAAAACAGCATGAAAGGTtagaaaagagcagagatgctgcaaaaCTGTCCCTGGTAAGAAGGGAGATGTCCGGGATGCCTGAGCTTGTGGAGGTCAGCAGGGGAACGTGTCAGGCTGGCATTCTGCTTGCAGAGTTCAGATGTGACCTTTTGTTTCACAGCTGGCTAGTTATTGACGTCCTTTGCCTTTTAATCACGTGTTCCTTTGtacaatttgaaatgttttagtTAAGAAAACATTCTGTGCAGTATTTGTAGGGGAAGAAGGCATGAGAACCTGGAAGAGAAACTGCCTAGAAACAAAACCCGAACTGATGtgtcattttcacttttgtcaGAAAGCTGTACTGTTGTGGCCTCAATGTAGAAGAAACCTGTCAGGGACTTTTAACCTGACAAATCTGCATTAACATTAAAAGGCAGTGAGCAGCTAGCCTTGGAAAAGTTTCTGTGCCCAGATCCTCCAcaacctgctgctgcctttaaCAGCTGGGGAGAGCTTTCCCCAGCCCCTGTATCCCATTGGTGGGTGCATAAGCAAAACTTCACAGAATGAACCGTTGATCTTTTCCATTCAGAGATATGAAGTTACTGATACTTAACAAAGAAGCATGAAGTATAGAAACAATTCTTGGAGGAAGGTTTTGCTTCTGAGAGCATGTGTGGTACAAAAGTGAAACTCTAAAAGATATGTACGGCACTCATAAGTTCCCAAGGAGTCAAAACTCCAATTAATGTCAATAAAAGAACTGTTGCAAATGAACCGATAAACCATTTTATCTCTGTTAAACAGAAGTCACAAGGGAGTAAAGCAGTCATGAGAACACATAAGGAAGAGATCAGTGGGATACCCAGGGTTAACCCAGAGGGATTCAGGGCCAGGAAAACATCTCTCTCTGAGAAGAGCAGGGTTTGGCTGCATGTATTTGATCTTGCTTTTAAAACCAAGACTTTAAAGAGCTCTCTCATGGCTGTGTTGAAGCCAGCTGTGTGGCACTAATGCATGCTCATTGCCAAATAACGATGCAGAAGCCTTAAAGAAATCCGGTCTCTTGCTGAAGCATCTCTTATGTTCCATATGATTCCAAGGCAGCTCAAAAGAACAAGCCAGAACTCTAGTGCCTGGCGGCCCAGGAGCATTTAGCTCCTCTAGTTGTGATTTCCAGAAATGCACATCAAAAGCTCCCAAAACACTTATCTGGGAAATCCTTAAAGCAGAAtataatttgtttgtttgtttgtgagaAGACTttgaaaagaaggaggaaaaagaaaaagccacgAGCAGGAGCCAAAAGCTAAAATCCTGGCCAGAAACATCTTCAAATCTCTCTCCCAGCCTACCCTGTTTTCTTTCTCGTACTGTAGTTATAGTGCAATAATTAGCATTGCCATGGTTACCACTGTTCAGTTATTTTGTGAGGCCTGGGtcttaaatacagaaaaagaatatcaGGTGACCACTCTCCCAGCCCAGAGATTGGCTGGattggaagaaaacaagagcatTAAATGATTTGAAAACTGGGCAGGCTCATGTCGTTTGCAACAGTTGGGCCCATTCATTGTAAGCCGATAACCCATTGTGGAGCAAACGACTGTTGCCCAGTGGCACGTGGCCTCAATTGTTTTTGGGATTCTTGCTTaattgttttttccccctcctcctttttaCCAACTCCACATTAATCTGGCTGAATGACAGCCGACACACAACACGCATACACATGCCATCTGGCACCCCGGTCCCTGCCAGTCCTCCCAGACAAGTCAGCTCCCTCAACAAACACTGGGGTCAGATGGGCGGCGAGGGTCAGCACCCACCGCACACGCCTCCTGTCAGCCCATGAATCCTCCACAtgccctctgctgctgagcatctCCGTGCTGCGGGACCAGGGCTGCGCAGCAGCCTTCCCTGGGCAccttttgggggaaaaatgtcCCTGCTTCCTGCTCAGCCCGGTGTGGCCTCACGTAGCGCTTCCCAGATGTGCAGAGGACTGGTGATATGCTCTGAAAGACTGGATGCTATCCAAAATTGGATGATCGTCCCACCAGCACCAATAGGAGCATATGTGTGCAGTTCCTCAGAACCactgaatggtttgggttggaagggacccccaaaggccaccaggtcccactgcctgcagtgcacagggacacccacagctccatcagtgctcacagccctgttc
Above is a genomic segment from Numida meleagris isolate 19003 breed g44 Domestic line chromosome 14, NumMel1.0, whole genome shotgun sequence containing:
- the FOXN4 gene encoding forkhead box protein N4 isoform X2 — encoded protein: MIESDLPSMMSGLIRSSGHGQHAAQEYRLLASDPSQLSEDDLPSDLQSLSWLTSVDVPRLQQMASGRMDFGLGAQNAMLQQTGPVASNMHSTGAPGAMIHVQASLPQGVLGLNSISSHGANMSQYSVGGQPSPSLQTQQQLFPPPHPQQVFAIAQNTQQCNPAAIYNTSYGTQPHYPQPRLAPHSAQELHPKHYPKPIYSYSCLIAMALKNSKTGSLPVSEIYSFMKEHFPYFKTAPDGWKNSVRHNLSLNKCFEKVENKMSGTSRKGCLWALNPAKIDKMEEEMQKWKRKDLAAIHRSMANPEELDKLITDRPENCRRSSKQAEPEISTLNHMAAAQGRISISQLQPQPIMTLSLQSVPLHHQIQTQARIAPDSPAPAQTPPLHTLPPDISHSPLPHHPMGRAPPDFLNMTTDMNTEVDALDPSIMDFALQGNIWEEMKDDSFSLDTLGAFSNSPLHLSDCDLGTPGLTPISSGSDHSFSDLQVTGLYTTYTSVDNVAASQYMNPQGNKPIALL
- the FOXN4 gene encoding forkhead box protein N4 isoform X1, whose protein sequence is MIESDLPSMMSGLIRSSGHGQHAAQEYRLLASDPSQLSEDDLPSDLQSLSWLTSVDVPRLQQMASGRMDFGLGAQNAMLQQTGPVASNMHSTGAPGAMIHVQASLPQGVLGLNSISSHGANQMSQYSVGGQPSPSLQTQQQLFPPPHPQQVFAIAQNTQQCNPAAIYNTSYGTQPHYPQPRLAPHSAQELHPKHYPKPIYSYSCLIAMALKNSKTGSLPVSEIYSFMKEHFPYFKTAPDGWKNSVRHNLSLNKCFEKVENKMSGTSRKGCLWALNPAKIDKMEEEMQKWKRKDLAAIHRSMANPEELDKLITDRPENCRRSSKQAEPEISTLNHMAAAQGRISISQLQPQPIMTLSLQSVPLHHQIQTQARIAPDSPAPAQTPPLHTLPPDISHSPLPHHPMGRAPPDFLNMTTDMNTEVDALDPSIMDFALQGNIWEEMKDDSFSLDTLGAFSNSPLHLSDCDLGTPGLTPISSGSDHSFSDLQVTGLYTTYTSVDNVAASQYMNPQGNKPIALL
- the FOXN4 gene encoding forkhead box protein N4 isoform X3, with product MASGRMDFGLGAQNAMLQQTGPVASNMHSTGAPGAMIHVQASLPQGVLGLNSISSHGANQMSQYSVGGQPSPSLQTQQQLFPPPHPQQVFAIAQNTQQCNPAAIYNTSYGTQPHYPQPRLAPHSAQELHPKHYPKPIYSYSCLIAMALKNSKTGSLPVSEIYSFMKEHFPYFKTAPDGWKNSVRHNLSLNKCFEKVENKMSGTSRKGCLWALNPAKIDKMEEEMQKWKRKDLAAIHRSMANPEELDKLITDRPENCRRSSKQAEPEISTLNHMAAAQGRISISQLQPQPIMTLSLQSVPLHHQIQTQARIAPDSPAPAQTPPLHTLPPDISHSPLPHHPMGRAPPDFLNMTTDMNTEVDALDPSIMDFALQGNIWEEMKDDSFSLDTLGAFSNSPLHLSDCDLGTPGLTPISSGSDHSFSDLQVTGLYTTYTSVDNVAASQYMNPQGNKPIALL